The following proteins are co-located in the Candidatus Sulfotelmatobacter sp. genome:
- the icd gene encoding NADP-dependent isocitrate dehydrogenase, whose translation MSVIQGEAITLKNGRLNVPSHPVIPFIEGDGTGPDIWRASVRVFDAAVEKAYGGQRKIAWHEVLAGQKSFDRTGSWLPDETLDAFRSYLVGIKGPLTTPVGGGIRSLNVALRQILDLYVCLRPVRWFQGVPSPVKHPERVDMVIFRENTEDIYAGIEYAAGSEEVKKVLAFLQESFPSSFKKVRFPASSAIGLKPVSQEGSERLIRAAVEYAVRHQRKSVTFVHKGNIMKFTEGAFRNWGYALAEKEFAAQTYTWEQWERTRTAKGEDAANAEQKAALAGGRLLVKDAIADIALQQVLTRPDEFDVIATLNLNGDYLSDALAAQVGGIGIAPGGNINYLTGHAVFEATHGTAPKYANLDRVNPGSVVLSGEMMLRYMGWDEAADLIIRGMDGAIASKRVTYDFARLMEGATEIKCSEFGENIVAHMK comes from the coding sequence ATGAGCGTCATCCAGGGCGAGGCGATCACGCTGAAGAACGGCAGGCTCAACGTGCCGAGCCATCCGGTGATTCCGTTTATCGAGGGCGACGGCACCGGCCCCGACATCTGGCGCGCCTCGGTGCGCGTGTTCGACGCCGCGGTCGAGAAGGCCTACGGCGGCCAGCGGAAGATCGCCTGGCACGAGGTGCTCGCGGGGCAAAAATCTTTCGACCGGACCGGCAGCTGGCTGCCCGACGAGACCCTGGACGCGTTCCGCTCGTACCTGGTCGGAATCAAGGGCCCGCTCACTACGCCGGTCGGCGGCGGCATCCGATCGCTCAACGTGGCGCTGCGCCAGATCCTCGATCTCTACGTGTGCCTGCGCCCGGTGCGCTGGTTCCAGGGCGTGCCCTCGCCCGTCAAGCATCCCGAGCGGGTCGACATGGTGATCTTCCGCGAGAACACCGAAGACATCTACGCCGGCATCGAGTACGCGGCTGGGAGCGAAGAAGTGAAGAAGGTGCTCGCGTTCCTGCAGGAGAGCTTTCCTTCGTCGTTCAAGAAAGTGCGCTTCCCGGCCAGCTCGGCGATCGGCTTGAAGCCGGTGTCGCAGGAAGGGAGCGAGCGGTTGATCCGCGCGGCGGTCGAGTACGCGGTGCGCCACCAGCGGAAGAGCGTGACGTTCGTGCATAAGGGCAACATCATGAAGTTCACCGAAGGCGCGTTCCGCAACTGGGGCTACGCGCTGGCCGAGAAGGAATTCGCGGCGCAGACCTACACCTGGGAGCAATGGGAGCGCACGCGAACTGCCAAAGGCGAGGACGCCGCCAACGCCGAGCAGAAAGCCGCGCTGGCCGGCGGCAGGCTACTGGTAAAGGACGCGATCGCCGACATCGCGTTGCAGCAGGTACTGACGCGGCCCGACGAGTTCGACGTGATCGCCACGCTCAACCTGAACGGCGACTACTTGAGCGACGCGCTGGCCGCTCAGGTGGGCGGCATCGGCATCGCACCCGGCGGCAACATCAACTACCTCACCGGCCACGCGGTGTTCGAGGCCACGCACGGCACCGCGCCCAAGTACGCCAATCTCGATCGGGTGAATCCCGGCTCCGTGGTGCTGTCGGGCGAGATGATGCTGCGTTACATGGGCTGGGACGAGGCCGCCGACCTGATCATCAGGGGTATGGATGGGGCGATCGCCTCGAAACGCGTGACCTATGATTTCGCGCGACTGATGGAAGGCGCCACCGAGATCAAGTGCAGCGAGTTCGGCGAGAACATCGTCGCGCACATGAAGTAG
- the pfp gene encoding diphosphate--fructose-6-phosphate 1-phosphotransferase, with the protein MTQPRKLAILVGGGPAPGINAVIGAATIRTALEGVEVLGVEDGFERIMHGDIEHVRPLSIDNVSRIHFRGGSYIGISRANPTINVEHLENTILALLRLGVTDLITIGGDDTAFSALRLHQHADGRLRVVHVPKSIDNDLDLPPHVDTFGFQTARHIGVEILKNLLVDAKTTSRWYFVIAMGRKAGHLALGMGKAAGATLTLIPEEFRMRPIRLKTLVDTLVGAILKRLNGDRRDGLAVIAEGVVLDIDPQDLSAIESAERDAHGHLRIAEVNIGEALKHSVERRLREFGLKSTIVAKNIGYELRCADPIAFDMEYARDLGYCAAKYLLQGGSGVVVTMQAGHFVPVPFASLVDPVTGRPRVRLVDVASERYAIARRYMIRLRRDDFDNAQETARFATTAGLTLDEFRDQFFYLTDDEPPAVNFSMPDTPATSPAGPR; encoded by the coding sequence ATGACGCAACCGCGCAAGCTCGCGATTCTGGTGGGCGGCGGCCCCGCGCCCGGCATCAACGCGGTGATCGGCGCCGCCACCATTCGCACCGCGCTGGAAGGCGTCGAGGTGCTCGGCGTCGAGGACGGCTTCGAGCGCATCATGCACGGCGACATCGAGCACGTGCGCCCGCTCTCGATCGACAACGTCAGCCGCATCCACTTCCGCGGCGGCTCTTACATCGGCATCTCGCGGGCCAATCCCACCATCAACGTCGAGCACCTCGAGAACACGATCCTCGCGCTGCTGCGACTTGGCGTCACCGACCTGATCACCATCGGCGGCGACGACACCGCGTTCTCGGCGCTGCGCCTGCATCAGCACGCCGATGGCCGCCTGCGCGTGGTGCACGTGCCGAAATCGATCGACAACGACCTCGATCTGCCGCCCCACGTCGACACCTTCGGCTTCCAGACCGCGCGCCACATCGGCGTCGAGATCCTGAAGAACCTGCTGGTGGACGCCAAGACCACGTCGCGGTGGTATTTCGTAATCGCGATGGGTCGCAAGGCCGGCCACCTGGCGCTCGGAATGGGCAAGGCCGCCGGCGCCACGCTCACCCTGATCCCGGAAGAATTCCGCATGAGGCCGATCCGCCTGAAGACGCTGGTCGACACGCTGGTGGGCGCGATCCTCAAGCGCCTGAATGGCGACCGGCGCGACGGGCTGGCGGTGATCGCCGAGGGCGTGGTGCTCGATATCGACCCCCAGGATCTCTCGGCGATCGAATCGGCCGAACGCGACGCGCACGGCCATCTCCGCATCGCCGAGGTCAACATCGGTGAGGCGCTCAAGCACTCGGTGGAACGGCGGCTGCGTGAGTTCGGGCTCAAGTCCACCATCGTCGCCAAGAACATCGGTTACGAGCTGCGCTGCGCCGACCCGATCGCGTTCGACATGGAATACGCCCGCGACCTCGGCTACTGTGCCGCCAAGTATCTGCTGCAGGGCGGCTCGGGGGTCGTCGTCACTATGCAAGCCGGCCACTTCGTGCCGGTGCCGTTTGCTTCACTGGTGGATCCGGTCACCGGGCGGCCGCGCGTGCGGCTGGTGGACGTCGCCTCCGAGCGCTACGCAATCGCGCGCCGTTACATGATCCGGCTGCGGCGCGACGACTTCGACAATGCCCAGGAGACCGCCAGGTTCGCCACCACCGCCGGGCTCACCCTGGATGAATTTCGCGATCAGTTCTTCTATCTGACCGACGATGAGCCGCCGGCCGTGAACTTCTCCATGCCGGACACGCCCGCCACGTCGCCGGCGGGCCCGAGGTAG
- a CDS encoding ATP-dependent 6-phosphofructokinase, with the protein MTVQPIRRIAINTGGGDAPGLNAVIRAATLAALRRGWECVGIRDGFNGLLTPEDFPHGGLMPLTRESVAGISHLGGTILGTTNHGNPSCYPVRQPDGTVIERDRTGDLVERIRAAGLDALITVGGDGSLAIGNRLAQLGLRVIGVPKTIDNDLDRTFMTFGFDSAVSFATECLDRLHSTATAHRRLMVVEVMGRYAGWIALHAGIAGGANVILIPEIPFEIQRVADWITRREHEGRMSSMVVVAEGARPVGGAISVLGRAPGEAERLGGVGEKVAHSLEKLTGKDTRLVVLGHLLRGGSPTSFDRLMALRFGAAAVRALEQGENAVMVALAPPSVQYVPLSEVVRRVKVVPLSTDTLATARDLGICFGDDPAALPATSVGGGLPPAE; encoded by the coding sequence ATGACTGTTCAACCGATTCGAAGAATCGCCATCAACACCGGCGGCGGCGACGCGCCGGGACTGAACGCCGTCATTCGTGCCGCGACGCTTGCCGCGTTGCGGCGGGGATGGGAGTGCGTCGGCATCCGCGACGGCTTCAATGGGCTCCTGACGCCCGAAGACTTTCCTCATGGCGGGCTGATGCCGCTCACGCGCGAGTCGGTGGCGGGCATCAGCCATCTCGGTGGCACCATCCTCGGCACCACCAATCACGGCAATCCATCCTGCTATCCTGTGCGCCAGCCCGACGGAACCGTGATCGAGCGCGATCGGACTGGCGACCTGGTCGAGCGCATCCGCGCCGCCGGGCTCGACGCGCTGATCACGGTCGGCGGCGACGGATCGCTGGCGATCGGCAATCGTCTCGCCCAGCTCGGCCTGCGCGTGATCGGCGTTCCCAAGACCATCGACAACGATCTCGACCGCACGTTCATGACGTTCGGTTTCGACTCGGCGGTATCGTTCGCCACCGAGTGCCTCGATCGACTGCACTCGACCGCCACCGCGCACCGCCGGCTGATGGTGGTCGAGGTCATGGGCCGCTACGCCGGCTGGATCGCGCTCCACGCTGGCATCGCCGGCGGCGCCAACGTCATTCTGATTCCCGAGATTCCTTTCGAGATCCAGCGCGTTGCCGACTGGATCACCCGGCGCGAGCACGAAGGGCGCATGAGCAGCATGGTGGTCGTGGCCGAAGGCGCGCGGCCCGTGGGTGGGGCGATCTCGGTGCTTGGCAGGGCGCCGGGCGAAGCCGAACGGTTGGGAGGGGTCGGCGAAAAGGTCGCACACTCGCTCGAGAAGCTCACCGGCAAGGACACGCGACTGGTGGTGCTCGGCCATCTGCTGCGCGGCGGCTCGCCGACCAGCTTCGACCGCCTGATGGCGCTGCGATTCGGCGCGGCGGCGGTGCGCGCGCTGGAGCAGGGCGAAAACGCCGTGATGGTGGCGCTCGCGCCGCCCAGCGTGCAGTACGTTCCGCTCAGCGAAGTGGTGAGGCGCGTAAAGGTCGTGCCGCTCTCAACTGACACGCTCGCCACCGCGCGCGATCTCGGCATCTGCTTCGGCGACGATCCGGCCGCGCTGCCCGCGACCTCGGTGGGCGGGGGCCTGCCGCCCGCGGAGTAG
- the aceK gene encoding bifunctional isocitrate dehydrogenase kinase/phosphatase: MAKPLEDEPIAQGAEIIDATFHRYFLHQREIVRCARANFERRDWHATQRDSAARLDLYNESVREGLDLLHGLLGPRFADADTWIELRNAYADRIAGRGDREVAETFFNSFTRRIFHTVGVNGEMEFVSPPAEHRGAPGASGAAAGDSALVARFDRRGSLAQLFAEVFAHYEFRVPWDDAAGDAGRIADEIARGLGDVAPEAIRGLTLAEPVFFRGKGAYLVGELLTEGESLPLVLALTNPEGRVVVDAVLVSRDEVSIVFSFARAYFFVDVDRPHELVEFLHAIMPHKPIAELYNAIGWNKHGKTELYRSILHHLATTDDRFEIAPGQRGMVMCVFTLPGFDVVFKVIRDRFEPPKTVTAEEVRRKYRLVFRHDRAGRLVDAQEFEHLEFDRSRFDPVLLEELLALCSERVRLDGDQVVIAHLYTERRLRPLDVYLREASPAAAREAVVDYGQVMRDLAATNIFPGDMLTKNFGVSRNGRLIFYDYDELCRLDECRFRALPPPRNEDDESSGEPWFYVSERDIFPEEFRNFLGLQEELLAVFMQHHAELLGPAFWLRMQELHARGEVLDVYPYRSARRLRWRARSAERRADPMLPRS, translated from the coding sequence GTGGCCAAGCCGCTCGAGGACGAGCCCATCGCCCAGGGCGCCGAGATCATCGACGCCACCTTTCACCGCTACTTCCTGCACCAGCGCGAGATCGTTCGCTGCGCGCGCGCCAACTTCGAGCGGCGCGACTGGCATGCGACCCAGCGCGATTCGGCCGCGCGGCTCGATCTCTACAACGAATCGGTGCGCGAGGGGCTCGATCTGCTCCATGGTCTGCTCGGGCCGCGCTTCGCCGACGCCGACACCTGGATCGAGCTGCGGAACGCCTATGCCGATCGCATTGCCGGGCGCGGCGATCGCGAGGTGGCGGAGACCTTCTTCAACAGTTTCACGCGCCGGATCTTCCACACCGTCGGCGTCAATGGCGAAATGGAGTTCGTCTCTCCTCCCGCCGAGCATCGCGGGGCTCCAGGTGCTTCCGGCGCGGCCGCCGGTGATTCGGCGCTGGTCGCGCGCTTCGATCGCCGCGGCTCGCTGGCGCAGCTGTTCGCCGAGGTGTTCGCCCACTACGAGTTTCGCGTGCCGTGGGATGACGCCGCGGGCGACGCGGGTCGCATTGCCGACGAGATCGCGCGCGGCCTCGGCGACGTCGCGCCCGAGGCGATCCGCGGGCTGACGCTGGCGGAGCCGGTGTTCTTTCGCGGCAAGGGCGCCTATCTGGTCGGCGAGCTCCTCACCGAGGGCGAGTCGCTGCCGCTGGTGCTCGCCCTGACCAACCCCGAAGGTCGCGTGGTGGTGGACGCCGTGCTGGTCTCGCGCGACGAGGTCAGCATCGTGTTCAGTTTCGCGCGCGCCTACTTCTTCGTGGACGTGGATCGGCCGCACGAGCTGGTCGAGTTCTTGCACGCGATCATGCCGCACAAGCCGATCGCCGAGCTCTACAACGCGATTGGCTGGAACAAGCATGGCAAGACCGAGCTGTATCGCTCGATCCTCCACCATCTCGCCACGACCGACGACCGCTTCGAGATCGCTCCCGGCCAGCGCGGCATGGTGATGTGCGTGTTTACGCTGCCCGGCTTCGACGTGGTGTTCAAGGTGATCCGCGACCGTTTCGAGCCACCCAAGACCGTCACCGCCGAGGAGGTGAGACGCAAGTACCGCCTGGTCTTCCGCCACGATCGCGCCGGCCGGCTGGTGGACGCGCAGGAGTTCGAGCACCTCGAGTTCGATCGCTCGCGCTTCGATCCCGTGTTGCTCGAAGAATTGCTGGCGCTCTGCTCCGAGCGCGTGCGCCTCGACGGCGATCAGGTGGTGATCGCGCACCTCTACACCGAGCGCCGGCTGCGCCCGCTCGACGTCTACCTGCGCGAGGCCTCGCCGGCCGCGGCGCGCGAAGCGGTGGTGGACTACGGGCAGGTGATGCGCGACCTCGCCGCCACCAACATCTTTCCCGGCGACATGCTCACCAAGAACTTCGGCGTGTCGCGCAACGGGCGCCTGATCTTCTACGACTACGACGAGCTGTGCCGGCTCGACGAATGCCGCTTCCGGGCGCTGCCGCCGCCGCGCAACGAGGACGACGAGTCCTCCGGTGAGCCCTGGTTCTACGTGAGCGAGAGGGATATCTTCCCGGAGGAATTCCGGAACTTCCTGGGGCTCCAGGAGGAACTGCTCGCGGTTTTCATGCAGCATCACGCGGAGCTGCTCGGCCCGGCGTTCTGGCTGCGCATGCAGGAGCTGCATGCGCGTGGCGAAGTGCTCGACGTCTATCCCTATCGATCCGCGCGCCGTTTGCGCTGGCGGGCGAGGTCCGCCGAACGGCGAGCCGACCCGATGCTACCGAGGAGCTGA
- a CDS encoding thioredoxin family protein, with product MRLSRLSWLPVVPLLFAAAVHAQDQPRPLAIGATAPMKDVKMKSVDGKDVTLTGVAGKKGTLVVFTCNHCPWAQAWQTRVAAIGNGASAKGIGVVAINPNDPVAYPEDDFAGMQARAKMLGLKFPYVVDATSDMARAFGATRTPEAFLFDASGKLVYHGTVDDNARDQSAVTQHWLQDAVDAVIAGKDVTTAETKAFGCGIKFREKKTS from the coding sequence ATGCGCCTGTCACGACTCAGCTGGCTTCCCGTCGTTCCACTGCTCTTCGCAGCCGCGGTCCACGCGCAGGATCAGCCGCGACCGCTCGCCATCGGCGCTACCGCGCCGATGAAGGACGTGAAGATGAAGTCGGTGGACGGCAAGGACGTCACGCTCACCGGGGTCGCCGGCAAGAAGGGCACGCTGGTGGTTTTCACCTGCAATCACTGCCCGTGGGCGCAGGCCTGGCAGACGCGCGTCGCCGCGATCGGCAACGGCGCCTCGGCCAAAGGCATTGGCGTGGTGGCGATCAACCCGAACGATCCGGTCGCCTATCCCGAGGATGACTTCGCCGGCATGCAGGCGCGCGCGAAAATGCTCGGGCTCAAGTTCCCCTACGTCGTGGACGCCACTTCAGACATGGCGCGTGCGTTCGGCGCAACCCGCACGCCCGAGGCGTTCCTGTTCGACGCGAGCGGCAAGCTGGTCTACCACGGCACCGTGGACGACAACGCGCGCGATCAGAGCGCGGTGACCCAGCACTGGCTGCAGGACGCGGTCGACGCGGTGATCGCCGGCAAGGACGTCACCACCGCGGAGACCAAGGCGTTTGGCTGCGGCATCAAGTTCCGGGAGAAGAAGACGAGCTGA
- a CDS encoding nidogen-like domain-containing protein encodes MKRRVHLFASLIALCALPTVAAAQKPFAPVLRPIKTISSNCVIGPTALCVPLDATFTNVIMGGCAGCSGPANPADPCQRNDDDFTAIPIALPFTFTMYGTPYNSVFVNNNGNLSFGTGFSVFTSTGFPVAGFPMVAPFWADYDSRGQLSGVVHYRLDAHKLVVIWDHVGYYGAHDDKLNTMEVIISDGLDPVVGVGNNVCFCYDDMQWTTGDASGGAGGFGGTPATVGVNKGDGVNFFQIGRFGIPGPFYDGPGGATDGVDYLDSRTFCFNVSGGENNQPPVPTGFPSGDFVGLCVGDSLDLATAFTSPELGQTTTTVVNLGTLPPSESSLINSPGNPSTQILRFTPSLADAGNTYVVIYTATDDGVPPASTTVNLVIQVSRCDTPTRHDSWGKLKVRYR; translated from the coding sequence ATGAAGCGTCGTGTCCACCTGTTCGCTTCACTCATCGCGCTTTGCGCACTGCCGACCGTCGCCGCGGCCCAGAAGCCGTTCGCGCCGGTGCTCAGGCCGATCAAGACCATCAGCTCGAATTGCGTCATCGGTCCCACCGCCCTCTGCGTTCCGCTCGACGCCACGTTCACCAACGTGATCATGGGCGGATGCGCCGGCTGCAGCGGCCCGGCAAATCCCGCCGATCCCTGCCAGCGCAACGACGACGATTTCACCGCGATTCCGATCGCGCTGCCGTTCACGTTCACCATGTACGGCACCCCCTACAACTCGGTGTTCGTGAACAACAACGGCAACCTGTCGTTTGGAACTGGATTCAGCGTGTTCACTTCGACCGGCTTCCCGGTCGCGGGCTTTCCGATGGTGGCGCCGTTCTGGGCCGACTACGATTCGCGCGGTCAGCTGAGCGGCGTGGTTCACTATCGGCTCGACGCGCACAAGCTGGTCGTCATCTGGGATCACGTCGGCTACTACGGCGCGCACGACGACAAGCTCAACACCATGGAAGTGATCATCTCGGATGGTCTTGATCCGGTGGTGGGCGTGGGCAACAACGTGTGTTTCTGCTACGACGACATGCAGTGGACGACGGGTGACGCGTCGGGTGGCGCCGGCGGCTTCGGCGGAACGCCCGCGACGGTCGGCGTCAACAAGGGCGACGGCGTCAACTTCTTCCAGATCGGGCGGTTCGGAATTCCCGGGCCGTTCTACGACGGCCCCGGTGGCGCGACCGACGGCGTGGATTATCTGGACAGCCGCACGTTCTGCTTCAACGTCAGCGGCGGCGAGAACAATCAGCCGCCGGTACCGACCGGCTTCCCGTCGGGGGATTTCGTGGGCCTGTGCGTGGGCGACAGTCTTGACCTCGCCACCGCGTTCACCTCGCCGGAGCTGGGTCAGACCACAACGACGGTCGTGAATCTCGGCACGCTGCCGCCGAGCGAATCGTCGCTGATCAACTCGCCGGGCAATCCGTCCACGCAGATTCTGCGCTTCACGCCGAGCCTCGCGGACGCGGGCAACACCTACGTCGTCATTTACACCGCGACCGACGACGGCGTCCCGCCGGCCTCGACCACGGTCAATCTCGTCATCCAGGTCTCGCGCTGCGACACTCCGACGCGGCATGACTCCTGGGGCAAGCTGAAGGTCCGCTACCGCTAA
- a CDS encoding SRPBCC family protein, producing MVKKILLTLVLLVVVCAGVVLALAMTKPNTYHVERKTEIAASPATVYSLINDFQRWPDWSPWEHLDPAMKRTIGTPSAGVGATYAWVGNDKVGEGKMTINESVPDSKVDVRLDFIKPFASSDHVIFDIQPSGAGTEVTWSMTGDHNIVSKVMCVFTSMDKMIGPDFERGLGALKNLAEKSSAATDSTAKS from the coding sequence GTGGTCAAGAAGATCCTGCTGACTCTGGTGCTTCTGGTCGTCGTCTGCGCCGGCGTGGTGCTGGCTTTGGCGATGACCAAGCCGAACACGTATCACGTCGAACGCAAGACCGAGATCGCGGCCTCGCCGGCCACCGTCTACTCGCTCATCAATGATTTCCAGCGCTGGCCCGACTGGTCACCGTGGGAGCATCTCGACCCTGCGATGAAGCGCACCATCGGCACGCCGTCGGCGGGAGTCGGCGCCACCTACGCCTGGGTGGGCAACGACAAGGTCGGCGAAGGCAAGATGACGATCAACGAGAGCGTCCCGGATTCCAAGGTCGACGTGCGGCTGGACTTCATCAAGCCGTTCGCATCTTCGGATCACGTTATTTTCGACATCCAGCCGAGTGGCGCTGGAACCGAGGTGACCTGGAGCATGACCGGCGACCACAATATTGTCTCCAAGGTGATGTGCGTGTTCACCAGCATGGACAAGATGATCGGTCCCGACTTCGAACGAGGCCTGGGTGCCCTGAAGAATCTCGCAGAGAAGTCTTCGGCCGCGACCGACTCGACCGCGAAGAGCTGA
- a CDS encoding phospholipase D-like domain-containing protein codes for MPSFDRFLSRGVAPAALALLAVTLATHSHAAPPAASPVSAKPMPVELVETRPVETAIGNPALQAALPAWLALIADARRTLDIEEFYLSTWPGEPMDPVLRALGEAARRGVKIRLLLDSRMYRTYPRDADSLSNVPGWQVRLVDFGRISGGIQHAKFFLVDGRIAYVGSQNFDWRSLEHIHELGVAIRDERVASDFEQVFEMDWAVGRAPSAPPDTTRQAFVPPAYRSSGALPYRIAQAPGDTVELWPGWSPRGFVPDTALWDLTRIVKTLDDARGEIAIQIYAYSPTGRDANTLPFDAALRRAAARGVRVKMIVPDWTVGGGGFKSIQDLATVPNVEVRLSSVPEWSGGYIPFARVEHCKYMVVDSLVTWVGTDNWEPSYFFNARNLSVTMKNRRLARQARAIFESSWTAPSTSPLDPKATYAPRIHGDQPPAGRVKYGG; via the coding sequence ATGCCCTCGTTCGACCGCTTCCTGAGCCGGGGCGTGGCCCCGGCGGCTCTCGCGCTGCTCGCGGTCACGCTCGCCACCCACAGCCACGCCGCGCCGCCGGCGGCAAGCCCGGTGAGCGCGAAGCCCATGCCGGTCGAGCTGGTCGAGACACGGCCGGTCGAAACCGCGATCGGCAATCCCGCGCTGCAGGCCGCGCTACCCGCGTGGCTCGCGCTCATCGCCGACGCGCGTCGAACGCTCGACATCGAGGAGTTCTATCTATCCACCTGGCCGGGCGAGCCGATGGATCCCGTGCTGCGGGCGCTCGGCGAAGCGGCGAGGCGTGGCGTCAAGATCCGGCTGCTGCTCGATTCGCGGATGTACAGGACCTATCCGCGCGACGCCGATTCGCTGTCCAACGTGCCGGGCTGGCAGGTGCGGCTGGTGGACTTTGGCCGCATCTCGGGCGGCATTCAGCACGCGAAGTTCTTTCTGGTGGACGGCCGCATCGCGTACGTCGGCAGCCAGAACTTCGACTGGCGATCGCTCGAGCACATTCACGAGCTGGGCGTCGCGATTCGCGACGAGCGCGTCGCCAGCGACTTCGAGCAGGTGTTCGAGATGGACTGGGCGGTGGGGCGCGCGCCCTCCGCGCCGCCCGACACCACGCGCCAGGCGTTCGTGCCGCCCGCGTATCGCTCGTCCGGGGCGCTGCCCTATCGGATCGCCCAGGCGCCGGGCGACACGGTCGAGCTGTGGCCCGGCTGGAGCCCCAGGGGCTTCGTGCCCGACACCGCGTTGTGGGATCTGACTCGCATCGTGAAGACGCTCGATGACGCGCGTGGTGAAATCGCGATCCAGATCTACGCCTACTCGCCCACCGGCCGCGATGCCAACACCCTGCCGTTCGATGCCGCGCTGCGCCGCGCCGCAGCCCGCGGCGTGCGCGTGAAGATGATCGTGCCTGACTGGACGGTGGGTGGCGGCGGATTCAAGTCGATTCAAGATCTCGCCACCGTTCCCAATGTCGAGGTGCGACTGTCGAGCGTGCCGGAATGGAGCGGTGGCTACATTCCGTTCGCGCGCGTCGAGCACTGCAAGTACATGGTGGTGGATTCGCTCGTGACCTGGGTGGGCACCGACAACTGGGAGCCGAGCTATTTCTTCAACGCGCGGAATCTCTCGGTGACCATGAAGAACCGCCGCCTCGCTCGACAGGCGCGGGCGATCTTCGAGTCGAGCTGGACGGCGCCCAGCACCTCGCCCCTCGACCCGAAGGCCACCTATGCGCCGCGCATCCACGG
- a CDS encoding TlpA disulfide reductase family protein yields the protein MTSRRLLLWLGVAIAAVSIGCSKSNQEMGDTSAARATDSDMQLYPPVTPTTAEQVLARARRGDATIVNLWATWCPPCRDEMPALIRVARVHKEDRVRLVLVSVDFEDQLPAVRKFLATQGYTDTSYLKTGDDQKFINAIYPQWTGALPATLVFDRSGRQVAFWEGRADESKFEHAVIEALAANTH from the coding sequence ATGACTTCCCGCCGCCTGCTCCTCTGGCTTGGTGTCGCGATCGCGGCCGTCTCGATCGGCTGCTCCAAGTCCAATCAGGAGATGGGCGACACGTCTGCGGCCCGCGCCACCGATAGCGACATGCAGCTCTACCCGCCGGTGACGCCCACCACCGCCGAGCAGGTGCTGGCGCGCGCCAGGCGCGGCGATGCCACCATCGTCAACCTCTGGGCGACCTGGTGCCCGCCCTGTCGCGACGAGATGCCGGCGCTGATTCGCGTGGCGCGCGTGCACAAGGAAGATCGCGTGCGGCTGGTGCTGGTGTCGGTGGACTTCGAAGATCAGCTCCCGGCGGTGCGCAAGTTCTTGGCCACCCAGGGCTACACCGACACCAGCTATCTCAAGACCGGCGACGACCAGAAATTCATCAACGCCATCTACCCGCAGTGGACCGGCGCGCTTCCGGCAACGCTGGTGTTCGACCGCTCCGGCCGGCAGGTGGCATTCTGGGAAGGTCGCGCCGACGAGAGCAAGTTCGAGCATGCCGTGATCGAAGCGCTCGCCGCCAACACCCACTAG
- a CDS encoding histidine triad nucleotide-binding protein: MPDCLFCRIARGEIPAQKVAENEQAIAFRDINPQAPTHVLVIPREHIADSAAELGAAHGTALGAMLALAAEVARREKLEHGWRLVTNVGMHAGQTVPHLHFHLLGGRAMAWPPG, from the coding sequence ATGCCCGACTGCCTGTTCTGTCGAATCGCGCGCGGCGAGATTCCCGCGCAAAAGGTCGCCGAGAACGAGCAGGCGATCGCATTTCGTGATATCAACCCGCAGGCTCCGACTCACGTGCTGGTGATCCCGCGCGAGCACATCGCGGATTCGGCGGCCGAGTTGGGCGCCGCGCATGGCACGGCCCTCGGCGCGATGCTGGCGCTGGCGGCCGAGGTCGCGCGCAGAGAAAAGCTCGAGCATGGCTGGAGGCTGGTGACCAACGTCGGCATGCACGCCGGGCAGACGGTGCCGCACCTTCACTTTCACCTGCTGGGCGGCCGCGCGATGGCCTGGCCGCCGGGATGA